The following DNA comes from Cryptococcus deuterogattii R265 chromosome 2, complete sequence.
GGTTGGGTATGGTCCACGGTCCTGTGTAGTTTGCGTAATGTTAAGGGTTAAACTTCCTTCATGAGGCAGAAACTTACTCATAGTCTGCAAAAAAGTAAGGCTCTTGCACAAGCTCTGGGAACCTGCTCTTAATAAcatggagaagagcttCGTACATGCACTACAAGCGAGGTAGATCAATCCGGATGCCACCTCAAATAGATTACGTCCACATACCTGGTAGCCGTCCGGCGAAAGATGAACTCCATCACGAAGATACTTGAAAAGACCTCCTTCCAAGTCACCGGGTGAGTCCTCCAGAGCAGCCTTTTCCATAGGCGTACGTGTATCGCAGAAAGCAACGTTTCCTTTCCTATCGCCCGCCTCATTGAGATTGTCCGCCAGCTCACGTGCCTTGAGGTTGTACAACAAAGAATGGGCGGGGTCGCGATCAAGATTAATGCCGGGGTAATATTCTAGTCCCAGATCTTTCGCCTTTCCCTTGAGAGAGTATGGCGGAGGAGACACCAGGATTACTTTGGCCGAAAGTGGTACGAGGGATACTATCTTGGCAAGGTTGGTTTTATATGCCTCGGGATCGATCGCTCGTGGTTCAGGCGGAAGGAGAGCATCGTTGGCCTGAAGTAATTAGTCAATGCACGTCCCTTCATTCAGTACACGAGAGAAACTCACTCCCAGCCATATCACAGCAAGTCTGATGCGCTTCAGTTCCGGAATGAATAGCCGGGCCATCTCTAGGACCCATCTGCCTACAGTTACACATCAATAATGAATATGATTTACAATGACATGAGGCTCACTATTATAACCAGAGAAACCTCGGACTACAACATCACTTATAATCGCTATCAATAACCCGTACAACCATCCAGCGGACTCAAAGCAAGCTTAGGAGCACGGGGCGCGACTTACAATTGACGCTGAAATTGGTTGGCGAGTTGAGCTGCAaaccctctttctcccaaAGCAAACTGTATCCAAAATCAATTAGCTCCATGCGGCTTCTTAAGTATTGCTGGTCCCTTACTTGAGTGAGAGAGTCTCCGATGAGAACAATCTGGTCGATATGGGTCTTCTTGGACATGTTATACAATCGTCTTACGTAATAAGTCACAAAAGGCGCCGTTTCTTGTTACTCTAGATGCGCCATGATGCGCATTCTTGCGTTGTTCTCCTTATATCCTTGTTTTGGCCTACATCCATCGGCAATCGATGTGCTTATTTTCTTAAACTAAAACTTTCGCGGGTCCGTGGCCTCTATTTCACTTTGACTGCACATGGTCCGCCGTAGCTCTCCATATAGAAATACCTTATCAACGACATCGCGGCTCGGCGGCTAAGTCTTGAACCACtagaaatggaagaagtagCGACGCAAGTTATTGTGCAGTTGCGGCCTCCATTCACAATTAGATGGATTTGTCGGGAGGCGGCTGGTCGGCTTCCGCCCACTGTTTTGGGACAATGTTCGGCTCGCAAGTACAATGGATGAACGTTGCTGAAGTATATAGGTCACCCCAAAACGCATCCATTGACGCTGTCTCTATCTCTCAACTCAATTAGGTATCCTCGGTCTCCATTCACAAAATCCATTCCAaacctctctcttcatcatggTTACATCCGTAGTTAGCTCAGTTAATGATAGCTTTGACGGTCTCACTATCGCGCCCGAAGCCGACGTTGTCATCATCGGTGCAGGTCTTGCAGGTCTTTGCGCTGCACGTTCACTTCATGAGGCCGGGAAGCGAGTAGTCGTACTCGAAGCCAGAGGCCGAGTCAGTATACCTTGACATGTTCTCCTAATGGAGCTGACGAGCAATAGGTTGGTGGTAAGACTCTTACTGTGACAAGCAAGTCTGGAGGTCGTGTGGACGTCGGCGGCGCATGGGTTAACGAGTGAGTGACCAATCAAGTGGAAAGATGAGCTAACTCCCGCTAGGCATACCCAGCCAGAGGTCTGCAAGCTCAATAAGGAGGCAGGGAACATTCTCTTCAAACAGCGCGTGCTAGGTACCACATGCTGGGAGTTATCAGAGGACCGACAACTTCGTTACTACGATGGTGAGTAACCCTACAGTTGCTGCAAGGAACATTCTGACTTTTTCCAGatggtggtgttggtgaCAACTCTCCTATCCCtcttgaaggtgaagaacTCGAAGACTACAATCGAATTTTCAAGGAGCTCGACCGCTTGTCGCGAACTGTCAACCTCGAGAACCCCAATAGCACCCCTGACGCTGTCGAATATGACTCTATCACTGTTGCCAACTGGCTTAATCAAATGGATGCGGGCCAAATCAGCCGACAAGCTCTTACACCTCTTGTCCGAGCTTTGGTTGGCGCTGAGATGCATGAGACCCCtctcttctacttcttGCACTACGCTAAGACTGCCAGTAAGTCGTATCTATAGGGAGATTGTCCTTATCACGTAGCTGAAACATTGTGTATAGAGGGGTTCTTTGATTTGATTGCCGCAGATGAGACTGGCGGTCAATTTCAACGTACTCGTTACGGAAACCAGACCATGTCAACTTGGATCCAGAACCACGTCCTTCCTCCAGGAGCAGTCAAGCTCAACGCCGCCGCTCATCAGATCATCCAAAGTCCCGATGGAGAGTCTGTTCGAGTCATTACTCGTGATGGTCGTCAGTTCACTGGTCGACGTGTGATTTGTGCTATTCCTACACCATTGTACCCCAACATTGTCTGGCAGCCATCTCTTCCGGTTGATAAGACGCTTTTGGTTCAAAGGTCTTTCCTTGGTACATACACCAAGGTAGTTTTATTGTACGAAAAGGCTTGGTGGCTTGAAGCCGGATTCTCAGGCTTTGCGCTTTCTTCCGAATGGCCCCTCTCGTTAGTCTTTGACACTTGCGACGGCTGGTACGGGTCTGATGacccttctcttcgacCTCGCCAACACTCTCTGTCGTGTTTTGTTGTTGCCGCCAATGGTGTTGCCTTTTCAGAGCTTTCACGTGATCGAAGGGAACAAGTCGTCAAACAGCAAGTCGCTCGTATGATCGGTAGTCCCGAGTTAGTTAACAATACGATCGAGGTGCTTGAATTCCAGTGGATCAAGGAGGAGTTTAGTCAAGGTGCGCCTTGCCCTGTTACCGCAACTGGAGCTTTCACACTTTATGGTGACTCACTTGCGCGACCACACGGGCTGGTTCACTTTGCGGGTTCTGAGTTGTCAGATGTCTGGAAGGGGTACATGGAAGGTGCTATCATCTCTGGCCGGAACACTGCGAAAGAAGTTTTGGAGTTTCTTTGATAACATTGGAAGTATCGTTTGAATGCATTAGTACATGTATCTTGTCTTATGTAAATGGAAGGGCAAAAGCGAAGTTCTCAGGACAGCTATATTAATGGTGCATGAGACCTGTTTCATTCAGCTAGTCGAATGGAGACAATCATCGCAACTTTGCAACCTGTACGCCGCTTGTCAAGCTTTGGCGATTGACACAAGCTGACTTGCAAACTCCTCAAAGCGGCATGGCAAGAAACAAGAAGACGAAACGAAAAGACTGAGTTCATGCTGGTGAAGACCTCTGCTTCAGCTAAACAACTGTCTGTTTGTGCGATCGTGACACGGCAACAGTTATAGCGTTGTTATTCTTTCTATATCTCGTCCACATTCAAGATCACGGGGGCAGGTATCCTTACCGCTATTGTAATAATAATACCCCGTAAACTGGCGATCTCAAGCGAATTTGAGCCAGTATTAGAACTTCTCAGCGCATCTCTCGACGCTAAATATGGTTGCCTCTGAAAATGTGCTCCATAGTATTTCGAAGTTTATGTCATGCTCATTATTCACGTATGCCGAACTTCTGAAAAAGATTATGGCGGATGTCCACTTGCAACATACGTACATCACTCTGTTACCGAGCGATTTGGGGGTGTCGCTTTGTAAAGTCGTTGGGGAACCGGAAGGTTCGCATCTATTGGTCGCTGTGCAATACCTGGGTACGCGTTGCTCTAATAATTGTGATGATGGCGCGTGTTACAAAATGTGATACAGCAGATCATATGAATTGAAGTAACCATTTAAAGAAGATCATCAGCAGGAAGTCACCCTGCGCGCTACCTAACGGCCGTCGGCGATGACCGTCGATACGGATTTCGGATTGTGCCTGAATGAGCACGCCATGGTCGATTAATTCCGGATCTTTTTCCAGCAGCATTCCAGCTTCGTCGTCACTCGCGAACACAtctgctcttccctccacatctcctACAACCATCGAAAACATGGTTGCCTCTAGATCAGCAAACATCCTTCGCTCAGTCCGCCCTGCTACCCTTTCAAGCAGGGCCTATGCCACTGTCGCTCCTGTTTTAAGCAGGCCCGTTAACGGTTTTGTTGGGGCCATCGGAAACACTCCTTTGGTAGGTCGTCTCTGTAGTCGTCTGATTCAGCTCGTATACTAACTTATGCTCGTAGATCCGACTCAACCGTCTATCTGAGGAGACGGGCTGCAATATCCTTGCCAAGGCCGAATTCATGTCCCCCGGTGGTTCCATCAAGGATCGAGCTGCCCTTTACCTCGTCCAGGACGCCGAAGAGAAGGGTCTTATCCGACCTGGTGGCACCGTTGTCGAGGGTACCGCTGGTAACACTGGTATTGGTCTTGCCCACGTCTGCAGGTCCAAGGGATACAATTGTGTCATCTACATGCCCGACACTCAATctcaggagaagattgactTGTTAAGGATGTTGGGTGCAGACGTCAGGCCTGTCCCTGGTATGCCTTGTTCTGACCTTCTTTATGAGTCTCACGCTAACCGTTGATTTGTAGCTGTCGCTTTTGATAACCCTCAGAACTACAATCATCAGGCTGCCCGATACGCTGCTTCCCTCGAGAACGCAGTCTGGACCAACCAGTTTGACAATATCGCCAACCGAAACGCCCACATCGTTTCTACCGGTCCTGAAATCTGGGAACAAACCGATGGCGGCAAGCTCGACGCTTTCATTTGTTCTAGTGGTACTGGTGGTACCCTTGCTGGTGTGACCAGGTATTTGACTGAGAAGAGCAACGGACGTGTTGAGGCTTGGTTGGCGGACCCTCCTGGAAGTGTGTTGTTCAATTTGGTTGAAAACGGTGAGCTTAAGCGAGAAGGTAATGGCTCTATCACCGAGGGTAAGTCATACGTGTAAACTCCACTATCTTCTTTAACCTTCCTGTAAAGGTATCGGACAAGGTCGAGTCACCAGCAACCTTGCACCCGACCTCTCTCTCCTATCCGGCGCTATCCACGTCCCCGACTCTGCTTCCATTAATATGATCTACCGACTTctcgatgaggaaggttTGTACGTTGGTGCTTCCTCCGCTCTCAACGTCTGGGCAGCTGCCGAGCTCGCCAagcgaaaaggaaagggcagCACCGTCGTCACTGTTCTCTGTGATGGTGCTTACCGGTAAGTCTACATACACGATAAAGGCGAGTTGTGGCTAATGAAAATTTTAGATACCAGGCTCGTTTGTTCTCTCGAGTCTGGCTCGAATCTAAGGGCCTGGTCTCTCATATCCCGGACCATCTCCAAAAGTACATTGTTCTTCCTTAAACCGTTTAATTTTTACGACATATGCATGTATACACAGATCTAGACAATGGATTGCAATTGTGGCATGTTGCCAAAATCTTTCAGAAGTGCAATTATACATCACTTCAAAACATCGGCAGTCAAATCTACATGCTCGCCTTGATAAGATTCACCAACCCCGTCACCCTTTCAGGAATACCAGGAGCGTAGGCAAGGTCTACTAAACCCTTCAAGAACTGCCAAGCGGTCCCATCTTCCGGTAATGGGAAATCTGGTATTGCGTGTCAGTTTATTGATCTCAAAATTtgggaagaatggaagggcTTACCGACAGGCCGAGGTATGGTTGTCCTAATCCAAGAGAAAAATCGGTCTTCGGTAATCGCCTTGATGGAACATAGGGATCgtaatccttcttccccgcCTATCAGACATTTTATCAGCAGAAATTCAGGTCAATTTGAAACCAGGATTTACCAAAACGACCGTGACCACTAGCTTTCACACCTCCGAAAGGCATTGCCTGATTGAGGTAGAAAACGCCCTGTACAAAGGTCATCAGCTGTCTTCCCTCGTTCCAGTCTTTATAGTACTGCACTCACAAAGCTAATTGTTATGTCAGTACATACCTCATACGACAGAATAACTGTACTTACTCATTGATAGCAACCATTCCACATTCCAACTCCTCCGCCACTCTCCTGcattccttcttgtccttgccaTACACACCCCCACCCAATCCAAACTTCCCCTTATTCAACCATTCTACGGCCTCATTTACGTCATCATAAGGGACCACCGTCATCACCGGAGCAAacaactcttccttcgcAATAGGCATATCCATCGTCACATCAGCAATTAATGTAGGCTCAAAGTAGGCGCCCTGGGGGTAAAGAGGATGAGTATAGGGTTGTCCACCGGCGAGAAGCCTGGCGCcggaggagatggacgaggcgagaagagattgaagctTAGGGATGGGGGCATGGGAGATAAGGGAGCCGACGTCATGTCCTGGTCGGAGAGCTTGAACGCGGGGGGTTAATATTTCCAGGAAACGAGAATATTGGGAACGGTGCACGAGAAAGAGTTCGATACCGATGCAATTTTGTCCGGCCTGTCTTTTGTGTTAGCAGGTTTTAAGTTAGTGGAGATTTGCGACCTACAGATTGGCTATAAGTTGAGTCAGTAAGGATCTAGAAGGAACTATATGGGAAGACTCACAAAGCCCCACGCATCCAAGTACTGGCGAAGAAATCAAGGTCAGTGCCAGGCAAGACGAATGCAGGGTCCTTTCCTCCAAGCTCAATACAGGTAGGAACCATGATctcagcggcagcagcggaGACCTATGCTAGACTGTTAATTTTGACTCGGCAGGAATGTGTATACCGACCTTCTTGCCGACCGTTTCGCTACCAATAACTGCAGTCATACGTCAGCTACTCCTAAATACGCTATCAAACGAACTCACAAGTAATATGCTTGAATGTCGGGTTTCTAGTCACCTTCTCAGCGCCTCCAGACAAGCAAATGACCAGCTGTACAATCTCAGGATCTAAACCACAGACCTTTAAACATTCCTTGATTCCACCAATGAACCACATTGAGCTCCATGCGACTTGCTCTGAACATTTGACTACGATAGTGTTGCCAGCGAAGAGGGCAGCAACGATAGGGGAAAGCAAGTTGTGGAAAGAGTAATTCCAGGATACGAGTGCAAGGACAGTACCGAGAGGATGGTAGTGAACGTAGGAGACTTTGTGGGCTAAAAGCAAGTTACCAGCTCTTTTTTGAGGGCTGAGAGTTTTCTCGCCGTGTTTGAGCAGCCAGTCAATTTTACTGAGAGAGGTTAGAATCTCTCCAAAGACAGCGTCTACATTGGTCTTGCCAGTATCCCTGCATGCAACTTGAACGATATAGTCCATATCGCGAAGCACCCATGCGCGAACATTGCGAAGGAAATGACGACGTTGGGAAAAGGTCGTTCGGGaccaagagaagaaggcattgTTAGCTTTGGATATCTGGAGAGatacttcttcatcagtgtggagagggagagtgTTCAGATGGTACTGTTGAGAGTTAGCTAGTCCCTGTTTCTTAACGAATGGAAACTCTCACTCCAGTAGAGGGGTCATAGCAAGTAATGTGTTCCCGTCTACTCCCTGAAAGACCAGTTTCAGGGGGCAAGAGGCTTTTATCTTCCAAATGAGAAAGCAAGTTGGGGTTCTCAATCACTTTGCCCTCCCACTGCTTGCTCGCCTCCTGCGATTCTTCGTAAGAGGGAGTGCAACAGATTCCGACAGCAAGCATAAATACACTCACTTTAGGCGCAGGATACCCAAATTTGACAACTTTTCTCTCATTTTTCCACAAATTATACTTTATGACCCATGTAGGTagcttgaaggagaggatgacAAGCGCAACGGTAAGGTTAACCCGGTTTGGTAGATTGTTGATGGTAAGCCATATTTCCCCGAGGGTAAGTGCCGAGAGCCAGGTAAAGTAGGGTTGCAGCCAGGCTGgtaaggaagagattgattCGAGCATGGCTTATTAATCCTCGGTGACTAAGGAAGCCTATATCTTGTTGTCGTACACGCTGAGAGAAAGTGGAAAAGGAACGAGTGCACCAGGCATTAATGTCAAGACATCGTTGCATCCGTGCCTGGGCGTGATttatttgttgttgttgcccGCCTCTACTTTCGATACGAATTTGTCGGCCGTATTAATATATACGTATCAAGGTATCAGTCTTAGCATGCATGATATGGACTTAAATTGGGTTTCAGACTTGGACAATACAATATATGGATCAGGTTAAGGCATACCAATATCAGCAGCTTACAACTCATACACAGGGGCCATACTATAAACAAtcaaacaaaaaaaatcaaacaACCCTCGAACAACGCAACTAACCGAACAAGAACGCGCAGTAGGTAGTtgcattcttctccaataATGTAGTAGTAGCCTTATTACAGTCTACAGCCTCGATGCAATCAAAGAAACCTACAATCGAGCAAGAGTATGTGCTGTATTAGTATGTATCATGGCTATGCCTGTATGAAGTTTTAGactctcctttcttctgGAAAGTTACCCATCATCGTGATGACATGACACTAACGACGACTTGCCCGTGAATGATCGTCC
Coding sequences within:
- a CDS encoding meiotic Sister-Chromatid recombination aldehyde dehydrogenase, with translation MLESISSLPAWLQPYFTWLSALTLGEIWLTINNLPNRVNLTVALVILSFKLPTWVIKYNLWKNERKVVKFGYPAPKEASKQWEGKVIENPNLLSHLEDKSLLPPETGLSGSRREHITCYDPSTGYHLNTLPLHTDEEVSLQISKANNAFFSWSRTTFSQRRHFLRNVRAWVLRDMDYIVQVACRDTGKTNVDAVFGEILTSLSKIDWLLKHGEKTLSPQKRAGNLLLAHKVSYVHYHPLGTVLALVSWNYSFHNLLSPIVAALFAGNTIVVKCSEQVAWSSMWFIGGIKECLKVCGLDPEIVQLVICLSGGAEKVTRNPTFKHITFIGSETVGKKVSAAAAEIMVPTCIELGGKDPAFVLPGTDLDFFASTWMRGAFQSAGQNCIGIELFLVHRSQYSRFLEILTPRVQALRPGHDVGSLISHAPIPKLQSLLASSISSGARLLAGGQPYTHPLYPQGAYFEPTLIADVTMDMPIAKEELFAPVMTVVPYDDVNEAVEWLNKGKFGLGGGVYGKDKKECRRVAEELECGMVAINDFGVFYLNQAMPFGGVKASGHGRFGGEEGLRSLCSIKAITEDRFFSWIRTTIPRPVDFPLPEDGTAWQFLKGLVDLAYAPGIPERVTGLVNLIKASM
- a CDS encoding monoamine oxidase, with the protein product MVTSVVSSVNDSFDGLTIAPEADVVIIGAGLAGLCAARSLHEAGKRVVVLEARGRVGGKTLTVTSKSGGRVDVGGAWVNEHTQPEVCKLNKEAGNILFKQRVLGTTCWELSEDRQLRYYDDGGVGDNSPIPLEGEELEDYNRIFKELDRLSRTVNLENPNSTPDAVEYDSITVANWLNQMDAGQISRQALTPLVRALVGAEMHETPLFYFLHYAKTAKGFFDLIAADETGGQFQRTRYGNQTMSTWIQNHVLPPGAVKLNAAAHQIIQSPDGESVRVITRDGRQFTGRRVICAIPTPLYPNIVWQPSLPVDKTLLVQRSFLGTYTKVVLLYEKAWWLEAGFSGFALSSEWPLSLVFDTCDGWYGSDDPSLRPRQHSLSCFVVAANGVAFSELSRDRREQVVKQQVARMIGSPELVNNTIEVLEFQWIKEEFSQGAPCPVTATGAFTLYGDSLARPHGLVHFAGSELSDVWKGYMEGAIISGRNTAKEVLEFL
- a CDS encoding cysteine synthase yields the protein MVASRSANILRSVRPATLSSRAYATVAPVLSRPVNGFVGAIGNTPLIRLNRLSEETGCNILAKAEFMSPGGSIKDRAALYLVQDAEEKGLIRPGGTVVEGTAGNTGIGLAHVCRSKGYNCVIYMPDTQSQEKIDLLRMLGADVRPVPAVAFDNPQNYNHQAARYAASLENAVWTNQFDNIANRNAHIVSTGPEIWEQTDGGKLDAFICSSGTGGTLAGVTRYLTEKSNGRVEAWLADPPGSVLFNLVENGELKREGNGSITEGIGQGRVTSNLAPDLSLLSGAIHVPDSASINMIYRLLDEEGLYVGASSALNVWAAAELAKRKGKGSTVVTVLCDGAYRYQARLFSRVWLESKGLVSHIPDHLQKYIVLP
- a CDS encoding mango esterase, with translation MARLFIPELKRIRLAVIWLGANDALLPPEPRAIDPEAYKTNLAKIVSLVPLSAKVILVSPPPYSLKGKAKDLGLEYYPGINLDRDPAHSLLYNLKARELADNLNEAGDRKGNVAFCDTRTPMEKAALEDSPGDLEGGLFKYLRDGVHLSPDGYQCMYEALLHVIKSRFPELVQEPYFFADYETVDHTQPEKYFG